The following proteins come from a genomic window of Methylorubrum populi:
- a CDS encoding chlorophyllase/cutinase-like alpha/beta fold protein, whose amino-acid sequence MRLKSGLAALHWPTLGLLAALSVAGPALAAAPPAQPTEGPGGVGDKSATITKRAVGKASAATYAFYKAGPAPDGGRPVAVLLHAWGAPNPQAYGAWIDHLARHGWLVLFPRFQEVNRTRPADAPAIAARLLKSALAELANDADARPDTGRLALIGHLAGAPLAAHLAAEAEKEGLPAPKLVYVVMPGGIARDAKSRGIPLGDLDGMSPKTLLVTVIGDRDARAADAAARRILRDAHSVPPERKLFVRALSDDHGFPALTATLASPAGLDAAYDGGAIKLPPDPPGEKPPPFRWSADMALSGEQTTLVSQINNARADSLDFLAYWRTFDMAAAAAFAGKDAQSLKNDPAFSDMRRWGDGWPVKRLGVETPKVPAPPAAVQR is encoded by the coding sequence ATGCGCCTGAAGTCCGGACTTGCCGCCCTGCATTGGCCCACACTGGGCCTGCTGGCCGCCCTGTCCGTCGCCGGGCCGGCCCTTGCCGCCGCGCCGCCGGCCCAGCCGACGGAGGGACCGGGGGGCGTCGGCGACAAATCCGCCACCATCACCAAGCGCGCGGTCGGCAAGGCCAGCGCGGCGACCTACGCCTTCTACAAGGCGGGTCCGGCGCCCGACGGTGGACGTCCGGTCGCGGTGCTGCTGCACGCCTGGGGGGCGCCGAACCCGCAGGCCTACGGGGCCTGGATCGATCACCTTGCGCGCCACGGCTGGCTCGTGCTGTTCCCGCGCTTCCAGGAGGTGAACCGCACCCGGCCCGCCGACGCCCCGGCCATCGCCGCCCGCCTGCTGAAATCGGCGCTCGCCGAACTCGCGAACGACGCCGATGCGCGGCCGGATACCGGTCGCCTCGCCCTGATCGGGCATCTCGCCGGCGCGCCGCTCGCCGCCCATCTCGCGGCCGAGGCCGAGAAGGAGGGGCTGCCGGCGCCGAAACTCGTCTACGTCGTGATGCCCGGCGGCATCGCCCGGGATGCCAAGTCCCGCGGCATCCCGCTCGGCGACCTCGACGGCATGTCGCCCAAGACCCTGCTCGTGACGGTGATCGGCGACCGCGACGCGCGCGCCGCCGACGCCGCCGCTCGCCGCATCCTGCGCGACGCCCATTCCGTGCCGCCGGAGCGCAAACTGTTCGTGCGGGCACTCTCCGACGATCACGGCTTCCCGGCGCTCACCGCGACGCTCGCCTCGCCGGCCGGGCTCGACGCGGCCTATGACGGCGGCGCGATCAAGCTGCCGCCGGACCCGCCCGGCGAGAAGCCGCCGCCCTTCCGCTGGTCGGCGGACATGGCGCTCTCGGGCGAGCAGACCACGCTGGTCTCGCAGATCAACAACGCCCGCGCCGACAGCCTCGATTTTCTCGCCTACTGGCGCACCTTCGACATGGCGGCGGCCGCCGCCTTCGCCGGCAAGGACGCCCAGAGCCTGAAGAACGACCCCGCCTTCAGCGACATGCGCCGCTGGGGCGACGGCTGGCCGGTGAAGCGCCTCGGCGTCGAGACGCCGAAGGTGCCGGCGCCCCCCGCCGCCGTGCAGCGCTGA
- a CDS encoding glutathione S-transferase, whose protein sequence is MKLFHSHSSPFVRKVMVVAHELGLAGRLELLPSAVHPVKRDRSVLAQHPLAQVPTLILDSGESLADSRVICEYLDAEAGGRLFPAEGAARWRALNEQSTADGVLDAALLIRYELTARPESERSAAWIEGQTAKIESALAWFEEHGDALGDRVDIGTVALACALGYLDLRFSDIAWRDDAPRLAAWFARFEERPSMVATRPPAA, encoded by the coding sequence ATGAAGCTGTTCCACTCGCACAGCTCGCCCTTCGTGCGGAAGGTGATGGTGGTCGCCCACGAACTCGGCCTCGCCGGGAGGCTGGAGCTGCTGCCGAGCGCCGTCCACCCGGTCAAGCGCGACCGCTCGGTGCTGGCGCAGCACCCGCTCGCCCAGGTGCCGACCCTGATCCTCGACAGCGGCGAGAGCCTCGCCGACAGCCGGGTGATCTGCGAGTATCTCGATGCCGAGGCCGGCGGGCGCCTGTTCCCCGCCGAGGGTGCCGCGCGCTGGCGGGCGCTCAACGAGCAATCCACCGCCGACGGCGTGCTCGATGCCGCCCTGCTGATCCGCTACGAGTTGACGGCGCGACCCGAATCCGAGCGCTCGGCCGCCTGGATCGAGGGGCAGACCGCCAAGATCGAGAGCGCGCTGGCGTGGTTCGAGGAGCACGGGGACGCCCTGGGCGACCGGGTCGACATCGGCACCGTCGCGCTCGCCTGCGCGCTCGGCTATCTCGACCTGCGCTTCTCCGACATCGCGTGGCGCGACGACGCCCCCCGGCTCGCCGCGTGGTTCGCCCGCTTCGAGGAGCGGCCGTCCATGGTGGCGACGCGCCCGCCCGCAGCCTAG